In Nostoc sp. CENA543, a single genomic region encodes these proteins:
- a CDS encoding heme A synthase has translation MSEFVLEQQNETATAIQKPKEMIRRLVWRMAIATLILMAIGSATRVMNAGLACPDWPLCYGELVPAKQMNLQVFLEWFHRLDASLIGVSAIALCGLSWWHRRALPSWLPWAGTFALFLIVFQGILGGLTVTELLRFDIVTAHLGTALLFFTTLLIIGIALTPYQGTGNVGKLPWVGLTAAIFVYAQSLLGALVGSRWALHQCFGGSQLCDVMYTHIFGLVPPTVATLAVVLISWRTPALHPALRRLANMSGVLLVLQLVLGVATFRLHLQVEPLTVSHQAVGATLLGSLVAFTVLALRDWAENREIEAKI, from the coding sequence ATGAGTGAATTTGTCCTAGAACAACAAAATGAAACAGCAACGGCAATCCAAAAGCCCAAGGAAATGATTCGTCGCTTAGTGTGGAGAATGGCTATAGCTACCCTAATTTTGATGGCTATAGGCAGTGCTACGCGGGTGATGAATGCGGGGCTAGCTTGTCCAGACTGGCCACTTTGCTATGGGGAACTAGTACCAGCTAAACAAATGAATCTCCAAGTCTTCTTGGAATGGTTTCACCGTCTAGATGCCAGTTTAATTGGCGTGAGTGCGATCGCCTTATGTGGTTTATCCTGGTGGCATCGTCGCGCCTTACCCAGTTGGCTACCTTGGGCGGGGACATTTGCTCTATTTCTCATCGTCTTCCAAGGGATTTTGGGCGGACTTACAGTCACAGAATTGTTACGATTTGATATCGTCACAGCCCACTTGGGAACAGCGTTACTGTTTTTCACTACCCTCTTAATTATTGGCATTGCCCTCACTCCCTACCAAGGAACAGGTAACGTCGGGAAACTGCCGTGGGTGGGTTTGACAGCCGCAATTTTTGTGTATGCACAAAGTCTTTTAGGTGCATTAGTTGGTTCTCGTTGGGCTTTACACCAGTGCTTTGGGGGTTCTCAACTTTGCGATGTGATGTACACCCATATTTTTGGACTAGTACCGCCCACCGTCGCCACCTTAGCAGTAGTGTTAATTTCCTGGCGGACACCAGCATTACACCCAGCTTTGCGAAGACTCGCGAATATGTCCGGTGTGCTGTTAGTCTTACAACTCGTCTTGGGGGTAGCCACTTTCCGATTACATCTGCAAGTCGAACCCTTGACAGTCTCTCACCAAGCAGTAGGCGCGACACTTTTGGGTTCTTTAGTAGCCTTTACAGTCCTTGCCCTGCGCGACTGGGCTGAAAATCGGGAAATCGAAGCCAAAATTTAA
- a CDS encoding heme o synthase, whose amino-acid sequence MIETNVSRHHETFLQVVQSYYQLTKPRIIPLLLITTAGSMWIAAKGEVDPLLLIVTLAGGTLAAASAQTINCIYDRDIDYEMERTRHRPMPSGRVQPRDALIFAIALAILSFTLLSVFANLLAASLALSGIIFYVLVYTHWLKRHSTQNIVIGGAAGAIPALVGWAAVTGTLSWAAWLIFAIVFLWTPPHFWALALMIRDDYAKVGIPMLPVVEGAEVTVKQIWYYTLITVFSTLLLVYPLHASGIIYAAFAAGLGGLFIRKSWCLLHNPEDRTTARDVFLFSISYMMLLCLAMVIDSLPITHHLISAVINFMA is encoded by the coding sequence ATGATCGAGACTAATGTCTCTCGCCACCACGAAACTTTTCTTCAGGTAGTTCAAAGCTATTATCAGCTAACTAAACCTAGAATTATCCCATTGCTCTTAATTACTACTGCCGGCAGTATGTGGATTGCGGCAAAAGGCGAAGTAGACCCTTTATTGTTAATAGTTACTCTAGCTGGCGGAACTTTAGCAGCTGCTAGCGCACAGACCATTAATTGTATCTACGATCGCGATATTGATTATGAAATGGAGAGGACGCGTCATCGTCCTATGCCTTCTGGGAGGGTTCAGCCCCGTGACGCATTGATTTTTGCGATCGCTCTGGCTATCCTTTCTTTTACACTCCTTTCCGTATTCGCCAATCTCCTCGCCGCTTCCTTAGCATTATCCGGCATTATCTTTTACGTTTTGGTCTATACTCACTGGTTAAAGCGTCATAGTACCCAAAACATCGTCATTGGTGGCGCGGCTGGGGCGATTCCCGCCTTAGTTGGTTGGGCTGCTGTTACAGGCACTTTAAGCTGGGCGGCATGGTTAATTTTTGCGATCGTCTTTTTGTGGACTCCTCCCCATTTCTGGGCGTTGGCGTTGATGATTCGCGATGACTACGCCAAGGTGGGAATTCCCATGTTACCTGTAGTGGAAGGGGCCGAAGTTACCGTCAAGCAAATTTGGTACTACACCTTGATAACAGTCTTCTCAACGCTGTTACTCGTTTATCCCCTCCACGCTAGCGGCATTATTTACGCTGCTTTCGCCGCCGGTTTAGGCGGTTTATTTATCCGCAAATCTTGGTGTTTGTTACACAACCCTGAAGACCGTACTACAGCTAGAGATGTGTTTCTCTTCTCCATCTCTTATATGATGCTGTTGTGTTTAGCGATGGTGATTGATAGTCTGCCCATTACCCATCATCTGATTAGTGCCGTGATTAATTTCATGGCTTAG
- a CDS encoding WG repeat-containing protein, which translates to MTVAKKFNLALWQLMLIVATSIFGVVGLGYGVLNIIYSQNAISSTNQRRYKNFEGLFLVIQNSKYGYIDKTGNIVINPQFDSASEFSEGLSLVRIGSKYGYIGKKGNILINPQFDYAGQFLEGLAIVRISDKYGYIDKAGKIVINPQFDDANSEFSEGLAKVEIGDKYGYIDRTGLIVINPQFDSASSRFSEGLSLVRIDNKYGYIDKTGKMVINPQFDDASGFSEGLARVRIDEKYGYIDKTGKIVINPQFNSASDFSEGLSLIKSDNKYGYIDKTGKIVINPQFDFASGFFQGLAIVNIGNKYGYIDKTGKIVINPQFDSVGGFFQGLAIVNIGNKYGYIDKTGKIVINPQFDFTSEFSEELAVVRIDKKYGYIDKTGKIVINPQFDSANGFFQGLASVQIDNKYGYIDKKGKYVWNPSN; encoded by the coding sequence ATGACAGTGGCAAAAAAGTTCAATTTAGCTCTGTGGCAACTGATGTTAATAGTTGCAACTTCTATATTTGGAGTTGTGGGATTAGGATATGGAGTATTGAATATAATTTATAGCCAAAATGCAATTAGTAGCACTAATCAGAGAAGATACAAAAACTTTGAAGGATTATTTTTGGTTATACAGAACAGTAAATATGGTTACATTGATAAAACTGGAAACATAGTCATTAATCCTCAGTTTGATTCTGCTAGTGAATTTTCTGAAGGATTATCACTAGTAAGAATTGGTAGTAAATATGGTTACATAGGTAAAAAAGGGAATATATTGATTAATCCTCAGTTTGATTACGCAGGTCAATTTTTGGAAGGGTTAGCAATAGTCAGAATAAGTGATAAATATGGTTATATCGATAAAGCCGGAAAAATAGTTATTAACCCTCAGTTTGATGATGCTAATAGCGAATTTTCTGAAGGATTAGCAAAAGTAGAAATAGGTGATAAGTACGGTTACATCGATAGAACAGGGTTGATAGTGATCAATCCGCAATTTGACTCTGCTAGTAGTAGATTTTCGGAAGGATTATCATTAGTAAGAATTGACAATAAGTATGGTTACATCGATAAAACCGGAAAGATGGTCATTAATCCTCAGTTTGACGATGCTAGCGGATTTTCTGAAGGTTTAGCACGAGTGAGAATTGATGAGAAGTATGGTTATATCGATAAAACTGGAAAGATAGTCATTAATCCTCAATTTAATTCTGCTAGTGATTTTTCGGAAGGATTATCACTCATAAAAAGTGATAATAAATATGGTTATATTGATAAAACTGGGAAGATAGTCATTAACCCTCAGTTTGATTTTGCTAGTGGATTTTTCCAAGGATTAGCAATAGTCAACATTGGTAACAAGTATGGTTACATAGATAAAACCGGGAAGATAGTGATTAACCCTCAGTTCGATTCTGTTGGTGGATTTTTTCAAGGATTAGCAATAGTCAACATTGGTAACAAGTATGGTTATATCGATAAAACTGGGAAGATAGTCATTAATCCTCAGTTTGACTTTACTAGCGAATTTTCCGAAGAACTAGCAGTAGTCAGGATTGATAAAAAGTATGGTTACATCGATAAAACTGGGAAGATAGTGATTAATCCTCAGTTTGATTCCGCTAACGGATTTTTCCAAGGATTAGCATCAGTGCAAATTGATAACAAGTATGGTTACATCGATAAAAAAGGGAAATATGTCTGGAATCCTAGTAATTAA
- a CDS encoding lysostaphin resistance A-like protein, with amino-acid sequence MFFFSLTNFSVPFISNLLTSLQDAPVIVVVMVFFMAWLGCWLPIALVLLRLLHWQPIKPLQPEQKLPLIVSLYLLAPLIVWGVIWLTNSSFSDYGVVANWAMLGSLALGLGLGLVSIVMLYACQFWLGWCVFKELNIKQIASILPSILLVALLVGGIEELVFRGFLLTELEQDYSVWVAAVISSVIFALLHLVWEQQETLPQLPGLWLLGMMLVLARICDRSHNLGIAWGLHSALVWAIATIDTAQLVTYTGKVSEWWTGKNNKPLAGVAGIVCVLGTSLILWVLSVYF; translated from the coding sequence ATTTTTTTCTTTAGTCTGACCAATTTCTCCGTACCATTCATCAGCAATTTACTGACATCGCTACAAGATGCACCAGTAATAGTTGTGGTGATGGTATTTTTTATGGCTTGGTTGGGGTGTTGGCTACCAATTGCCCTAGTCTTACTCAGATTACTACATTGGCAGCCAATAAAACCTTTACAACCAGAACAGAAATTACCGTTAATTGTCTCACTCTATCTATTAGCACCTTTGATAGTTTGGGGCGTGATTTGGTTAACTAATAGTTCTTTCTCCGACTACGGAGTTGTGGCTAATTGGGCCATGTTGGGTTCTTTAGCACTAGGTTTGGGGCTGGGACTTGTCAGTATAGTTATGTTGTATGCCTGTCAATTTTGGTTGGGTTGGTGTGTCTTTAAAGAGTTAAATATCAAGCAAATAGCATCTATCTTGCCATCTATTTTATTAGTAGCGTTATTAGTAGGTGGGATAGAAGAGCTAGTATTTCGGGGTTTTTTATTAACGGAATTAGAGCAAGATTATTCTGTGTGGGTAGCGGCGGTAATTTCTAGTGTGATTTTCGCACTCTTGCATCTAGTATGGGAACAACAGGAAACACTCCCCCAATTACCCGGACTATGGTTACTAGGGATGATGCTAGTGTTAGCGAGGATATGCGATCGCAGTCATAATTTAGGCATAGCCTGGGGATTACATTCCGCTTTAGTGTGGGCGATCGCTACTATAGATACAGCCCAGCTAGTCACTTATACAGGGAAAGTCTCGGAATGGTGGACAGGAAAAAACAACAAACCCCTAGCAGGAGTCGCGGGAATAGTTTGTGTTTTAGGAACTAGCTTGATTCTCTGGGTGTTGTCTGTGTATTTTTAA
- a CDS encoding AbrB family transcriptional regulator: MSETATAPLTGKALLAKVKELSNLPRRERAKQCGYYTVTKNNQVRVNLTDFYDALLSARGIPLSPEAPKDGRGREPTYRVSVHQNGQIVIGATYTKAMGLKAGDEFEIRLGYKHIHLIQLGESDKKLASDIDVEDADEDVEDEE; encoded by the coding sequence ATGAGTGAAACTGCAACTGCGCCTTTAACTGGAAAAGCACTGCTAGCGAAAGTCAAAGAACTTTCTAATTTACCTAGAAGAGAAAGAGCCAAGCAGTGTGGCTACTATACTGTTACAAAGAATAACCAAGTCCGTGTCAACCTCACCGATTTCTATGATGCTTTGCTATCGGCTAGAGGAATTCCTCTGAGTCCAGAAGCACCAAAAGATGGCCGTGGTCGTGAACCGACATATCGTGTTAGTGTTCATCAAAACGGTCAAATTGTCATCGGTGCTACCTACACCAAGGCGATGGGTTTAAAGGCTGGTGACGAATTTGAAATCCGACTAGGTTACAAGCATATTCACTTGATTCAATTGGGTGAAAGCGATAAAAAGCTGGCTTCTGACATAGATGTTGAAGACGCTGACGAAGACGTGGAAGACGAAGAATAA
- a CDS encoding succinate dehydrogenase/fumarate reductase iron-sulfur subunit, with protein MKVNFKIIRQQYNSPAIVQNYILETEPGNTILDCLNRIKWEQDGTLAFRKNCRNTICGSCAMRINGRSALACKENVGNELARLPQQSDGIPEISIAPMGNMPVIKDLVVDMNSFWENLEAVAPYVSTAARQVPEREFLQTPQERSQLDQTGNCIMCGACYSECNAREVNPDFVGPHALAKAYRMVADSRDTDTANRLENYNEGTKGVWGCTRCLYCDAVCPMEVSPLEQITKIKQEILSHKQASDSRSIRHRKVLVELVKAGGWIDERQFGLQVVGNYFQDLRGLLSIAPLGLRMLIKGKFPLSFEPSEGVEEVRSLITAVKAED; from the coding sequence ATGAAGGTTAATTTTAAAATCATTCGACAACAGTATAATTCCCCTGCCATAGTTCAAAATTACATTTTAGAGACAGAACCTGGTAATACGATTTTGGATTGCCTGAATCGGATTAAATGGGAGCAGGATGGTACTTTAGCCTTTCGCAAAAATTGCCGCAATACGATTTGTGGTAGCTGTGCGATGCGAATTAATGGCCGCTCCGCCTTAGCTTGTAAGGAAAATGTCGGCAATGAACTAGCAAGATTACCACAACAAAGCGATGGCATTCCAGAAATTAGCATCGCCCCAATGGGAAATATGCCAGTGATTAAAGATTTAGTCGTGGATATGAATAGTTTCTGGGAAAATTTAGAAGCTGTTGCACCCTATGTTAGTACCGCCGCTAGACAAGTCCCGGAAAGAGAATTTTTACAAACACCACAAGAGCGATCGCAATTAGATCAAACTGGTAACTGTATTATGTGCGGTGCTTGTTACTCAGAATGTAATGCACGGGAAGTCAATCCCGATTTTGTAGGGCCTCATGCTCTGGCTAAAGCTTACCGTATGGTTGCTGACTCCCGCGATACAGATACAGCCAATCGCCTAGAAAATTACAACGAAGGGACTAAAGGCGTGTGGGGATGTACCAGATGTCTCTACTGCGATGCAGTTTGTCCAATGGAAGTTTCCCCCTTAGAGCAAATCACCAAAATTAAACAAGAAATTCTCTCCCACAAACAAGCGAGTGACAGTCGCTCAATTCGCCATCGTAAAGTATTAGTAGAACTAGTCAAAGCAGGCGGCTGGATTGATGAAAGACAATTTGGTTTGCAAGTTGTGGGTAACTACTTCCAAGACTTAAGAGGATTACTAAGCATCGCGCCTTTAGGTTTACGTATGCTCATCAAAGGCAAATTCCCCCTCTCCTTTGAACCCTCTGAAGGAGTAGAAGAAGTGCGATCGCTTATTACAGCCGTTAAGGCGGAAGATTAG
- a CDS encoding M48 family metallopeptidase, translated as MIDRKGWMANYHLWRRRWFYPLISVVVAVSVCITTPLPSRAIDLLPLLFQGAQILQLSNISDRQEVELGAQMNQQLRNEVKLNRDPQINRYVEEIGKRIVASSDRPRLPATFQVVEDKAINAFATAGGFVYVNTGLIKAAENEAELASVISHEWGHISGKHLVKQMQQRALASGVATAAGLERNTAVGIGVELALNRPRSRQDEFDADKRGLRTLTRAGYAPSGMVSFMQKLLRSGSSAPTFLSTHPATSDRISALQAAIARQPSNGRDGLDTASYRDNIRSVL; from the coding sequence ATGATTGACAGGAAAGGCTGGATGGCAAATTATCATCTTTGGCGACGACGCTGGTTTTATCCGTTGATTTCGGTAGTGGTAGCTGTGAGTGTGTGTATCACTACACCTTTACCTAGTAGAGCCATAGATTTATTACCTCTATTATTCCAAGGGGCGCAAATACTACAACTATCGAATATATCTGATCGTCAGGAAGTAGAACTTGGCGCGCAAATGAATCAGCAATTACGTAATGAAGTCAAACTCAATCGTGATCCGCAAATTAATCGCTACGTAGAAGAAATTGGGAAGCGGATAGTAGCAAGTAGCGATCGCCCTAGACTTCCTGCTACATTTCAGGTGGTAGAAGATAAAGCTATCAACGCGTTTGCAACTGCGGGGGGTTTTGTTTACGTCAACACGGGTTTAATCAAAGCCGCAGAAAATGAAGCGGAACTCGCTAGCGTCATCTCCCATGAATGGGGTCATATTAGTGGTAAACATCTAGTTAAACAGATGCAGCAAAGAGCATTAGCTAGTGGTGTGGCGACAGCTGCGGGTTTAGAACGCAATACCGCCGTAGGAATTGGTGTAGAACTAGCACTCAATCGTCCCCGCAGTCGTCAAGATGAATTTGATGCTGATAAGCGGGGCTTAAGAACTCTCACACGGGCTGGTTATGCTCCCAGTGGGATGGTAAGTTTTATGCAAAAATTGCTCAGAAGTGGCAGTTCTGCCCCAACATTTTTAAGTACACACCCAGCCACAAGCGATCGCATCAGTGCTTTACAAGCTGCTATTGCTCGTCAACCCAGCAATGGACGTGACGGATTAGACACCGCGAGTTATCGTGACAATATCCGTAGTGTTTTGTAG
- a CDS encoding metallophosphoesterase family protein, translating into MSGIRKRQIVIGDVHGYYEGLINLLEAIAPATEDEVYFLGDLIDRGPQSSQVIDFVKDNNYKCLLGNHEQMLLNILTGENVPVALMQAWLHSGGQATITSYPDATVSLEHINWLKSLPTYIDLGNIWLTHAGVDPKKAIREQSAEQFCWIRDEFHTINQPYFANKLIVVGHTITFTFPGVNPGQLAQGRGWLDIDTGAYHPRSGWLTGFDMTNNLIYQTNVFTNCSRKLPLSEAVVKVEPEKIIARRHQQRV; encoded by the coding sequence ATGAGCGGAATTAGGAAGCGTCAAATAGTGATTGGGGATGTGCATGGTTACTATGAAGGACTAATCAATTTATTAGAAGCGATCGCTCCTGCTACTGAAGACGAAGTATATTTTTTGGGAGACTTGATTGATCGTGGCCCCCAAAGTTCACAAGTAATTGATTTTGTCAAAGACAACAACTACAAATGTCTATTGGGCAACCACGAGCAGATGTTATTAAATATCTTGACTGGTGAAAATGTCCCAGTAGCTTTAATGCAAGCATGGTTACATAGTGGAGGACAAGCAACTATTACCAGTTACCCAGATGCTACCGTTTCCCTAGAACACATAAACTGGCTTAAGAGTTTACCAACCTATATTGATTTAGGAAATATCTGGCTAACTCATGCTGGTGTTGATCCCAAAAAAGCCATCCGAGAACAATCCGCAGAACAATTTTGCTGGATTAGAGACGAATTTCACACCATAAACCAGCCATACTTTGCTAATAAACTAATTGTTGTAGGTCACACTATTACTTTTACTTTCCCTGGAGTGAATCCCGGCCAATTAGCCCAAGGTAGAGGATGGCTAGATATAGATACTGGTGCATATCATCCCCGTAGCGGCTGGTTAACTGGATTTGATATGACAAACAATTTAATTTACCAAACTAACGTTTTTACTAACTGCTCACGAAAACTACCCCTATCAGAAGCAGTAGTCAAAGTTGAACCAGAAAAAATAATAGCTCGTCGTCATCAGCAACGAGTTTAG
- a CDS encoding DUF2470 domain-containing protein has protein sequence MADQFSPEVSSRICSHMNEDHANAVLLYAQFFGGVLEATAAQMQAIDAQGMDLIAQVNDENLPVRIPFDHVLADSEDAHHTLIAMVKQARS, from the coding sequence ATGGCAGATCAGTTTTCTCCCGAAGTTAGCTCACGCATTTGCAGCCACATGAATGAGGATCACGCTAATGCTGTACTACTTTACGCTCAGTTTTTTGGTGGAGTCTTGGAAGCAACAGCCGCACAAATGCAAGCTATTGATGCTCAAGGTATGGACTTAATCGCACAAGTCAATGACGAGAATTTGCCTGTTCGCATTCCCTTTGATCATGTTTTAGCTGATTCGGAAGATGCCCATCATACTTTGATCGCGATGGTAAAGCAAGCACGCAGTTAA
- a CDS encoding LptA/OstA family protein: MLPRYKFSLSKIRCLGLTLVLQATVLAALTLPKQLQPATAQTPTGNRPLTIRSDIQEYDAKNQVITARGNVQMLYPARQIQATAAQAQYFSKERRIDFSGNVYILQQGGNSIRAEKVTYLIDEGRFVALPQSSRQVESIYMVEDSELDTRNNTPAPKTPALKPAN, encoded by the coding sequence ATGTTACCCCGCTATAAATTTTCTTTATCAAAAATTCGTTGTCTTGGATTAACTTTAGTATTGCAGGCTACAGTATTGGCTGCTTTAACTCTACCCAAACAACTACAACCAGCTACAGCACAAACACCAACAGGAAATCGTCCCCTGACTATTCGCTCTGACATCCAAGAATACGACGCAAAAAACCAAGTGATTACGGCTCGTGGGAATGTCCAAATGCTGTATCCTGCTCGCCAAATTCAAGCTACAGCCGCACAAGCCCAATACTTCAGCAAAGAACGCCGGATTGATTTCAGTGGTAACGTCTACATTTTGCAACAAGGCGGTAATAGCATCCGCGCCGAAAAGGTGACATATTTAATTGATGAAGGGCGTTTTGTTGCCTTACCTCAATCGAGTCGTCAAGTAGAGTCTATTTATATGGTTGAAGACTCAGAATTAGACACAAGGAATAATACACCAGCCCCCAAAACACCAGCACTCAAACCAGCTAATTAG
- the lptB gene encoding LPS export ABC transporter ATP-binding protein has translation MKIVLENIHKSYGKRLIVNRVNLSVSQGEIVGLLGPNGAGKTTTFYIATGLEKPNQGKVWLDSLDITGLPMHKRARLGIGYLAQEASVFRQLSVHDNIRLVLEQTNVPRREWPKRIATLLHEFRLEKVAKSKGIQLSGGERRRTELARALAAGREGPKFLLLDEPFAGVDPIAVHEIQHIVAQLRDRGMGILITDHNVRETLAITDRAYIMREGQILAYGTAEELYNNPLVRQYYLGDNFQL, from the coding sequence GTGAAAATTGTCTTAGAAAATATTCACAAATCTTACGGCAAGCGACTCATTGTCAATCGCGTCAATCTTTCTGTATCTCAGGGTGAGATTGTCGGTTTACTAGGCCCCAATGGAGCTGGTAAAACGACAACATTCTACATTGCTACAGGTTTAGAAAAACCCAATCAGGGAAAGGTTTGGTTAGATAGTTTAGATATTACTGGATTGCCAATGCACAAAAGAGCGCGATTAGGCATTGGCTATCTAGCACAAGAAGCGAGTGTTTTTCGTCAACTGTCAGTCCATGATAATATCCGGTTAGTGCTAGAGCAAACTAACGTACCGCGACGGGAATGGCCAAAGCGCATAGCCACACTTTTACATGAATTCCGCTTAGAAAAAGTGGCGAAAAGCAAAGGAATTCAACTTTCTGGTGGAGAGAGAAGACGTACCGAATTAGCTAGAGCCTTAGCAGCCGGAAGAGAAGGCCCCAAATTTTTACTATTAGATGAACCCTTTGCAGGCGTTGATCCGATCGCAGTGCATGAAATTCAACATATTGTCGCACAACTACGCGATCGCGGCATGGGCATCTTAATCACAGATCATAACGTCCGAGAAACCCTAGCCATCACAGACCGAGCCTACATCATGCGTGAAGGGCAAATTCTCGCCTACGGCACAGCCGAAGAACTATACAACAATCCCCTCGTGCGGCAGTATTACTTAGGTGATAATTTCCAACTTTAG